The following are from one region of the Streptomyces changanensis genome:
- a CDS encoding TOBE domain-containing protein codes for MQSYTIGQAARLLGVSPDTVRRWADAGRVATHRDEAGRRLIDGRDLAAFSIEVAQGGTEDEDTPYTSARNAFPGIVTAVKLGDVAAQVEIQAGPHRLVSLLTREAVEELGLEVGMRATARVKSTSVHIDRV; via the coding sequence ATGCAGTCCTACACTATCGGTCAGGCCGCGCGGCTCCTCGGGGTGAGCCCCGACACCGTGCGGCGCTGGGCGGACGCCGGCCGGGTCGCGACCCACCGTGACGAGGCGGGCCGCCGCCTCATCGACGGACGCGACCTGGCGGCCTTCTCGATCGAGGTCGCCCAGGGCGGAACGGAGGACGAGGACACCCCGTACACCTCCGCCCGCAACGCCTTCCCCGGCATCGTCACCGCGGTCAAGCTCGGTGACGTCGCGGCCCAGGTCGAGATCCAGGCCGGGCCGCACCGGCTCGTCTCCCTGCTCACGCGGGAGGCCGTCGAGGAGCTGGGGCTGGAAGTCGGCATGCGGGCCACCGCCCGTGTGAAGTCGACCAGCGTGCACATCGACCGCGTCTGA
- a CDS encoding L-threonylcarbamoyladenylate synthase, whose amino-acid sequence MAKYFDVHPDDPQRRIIGTVADSIRSGALVAYPTDSCYALGCRLGNREALDRIRTIRSLDDRHHFTLVCENFGQLGQFVHIDNDVFRALKAATPGRYTFILPATKEVPRQLQHPKKKTVGVRIPDHRVTQALLAELGEPLVSSTLLLPGEEDPMTQGWEIKDRLDHVVDAVVDSGDCGTAPTTVVDFSGGAPEIVRRGAGDPARFE is encoded by the coding sequence ATGGCGAAGTACTTCGACGTGCACCCCGACGATCCCCAGCGGCGCATCATCGGCACCGTGGCCGACAGCATCCGCTCCGGCGCGCTCGTCGCCTACCCCACCGACTCCTGTTACGCGCTGGGCTGCCGGCTCGGCAACCGCGAGGCCCTGGACCGCATCCGCACCATCCGCTCCCTGGACGACCGCCACCACTTCACCCTCGTGTGCGAGAACTTCGGCCAGCTCGGCCAGTTCGTGCACATCGACAACGACGTGTTCCGGGCGCTGAAGGCGGCCACTCCCGGCCGGTACACCTTCATCCTGCCGGCGACGAAGGAGGTGCCGCGCCAGCTCCAGCACCCGAAGAAGAAGACCGTCGGCGTGCGCATTCCCGACCACCGGGTGACGCAGGCGCTCCTCGCGGAACTGGGCGAGCCGCTGGTGTCCAGCACGCTGCTCCTCCCGGGCGAGGAGGACCCGATGACCCAGGGTTGGGAGATCAAGGACCGTCTCGACCACGTCGTCGACGCGGTGGTCGACTCCGGCGACTGCGGTACGGCCCCCACCACCGTCGTCGACTTCTCGGGCGGCGCGCCCGAGATCGTCCGCCGCGGAGCGGGCGACCCGGCGCGCTTCGAGTAG
- a CDS encoding class I SAM-dependent methyltransferase yields MADEGFTDPRLAALHDPLDPDRSDLDAYVRMVEEFGARRVVDIGCGTGVFALLLAGAGVEVVGVDPAAASLDVARRKPGAAAVRWVLGDASDLPPVGADLATMTANAAQEVVGPEAWRRTLRGARAALRPGGRLVFETRDPAARAWEEWNREASYRVTEVPGTGAVESWVEVTDVSLPLVTFRWTYRFAADGQVLTSDSTLRFRGRPEVEADLLAEGYVPLEVRDAPDRPGREFVFVARRP; encoded by the coding sequence ATGGCTGACGAAGGCTTCACGGACCCGCGGCTCGCCGCGCTCCACGACCCGCTCGACCCCGACCGGAGCGACCTCGACGCCTACGTGCGCATGGTCGAGGAGTTCGGTGCCCGCCGCGTAGTGGACATCGGGTGCGGCACGGGGGTGTTCGCCCTGCTCCTGGCGGGCGCGGGCGTGGAGGTGGTCGGGGTCGACCCGGCCGCCGCCTCGCTCGACGTGGCCCGCCGCAAGCCGGGGGCCGCGGCGGTGCGGTGGGTCCTCGGCGACGCGTCGGACCTGCCGCCCGTGGGGGCCGACCTCGCCACGATGACGGCGAACGCCGCCCAGGAGGTGGTCGGTCCGGAGGCGTGGCGGCGGACCCTGCGGGGTGCCCGCGCGGCGCTGCGGCCGGGCGGCCGGCTCGTGTTCGAGACGCGCGATCCGGCGGCACGCGCCTGGGAGGAGTGGAACCGGGAGGCGTCGTACCGCGTGACGGAGGTGCCGGGCACCGGCGCCGTCGAGAGCTGGGTCGAGGTGACCGACGTGAGCCTGCCCCTGGTGACGTTCCGCTGGACCTACCGCTTCGCCGCCGACGGGCAGGTCCTCACCTCGGACTCGACGCTGCGGTTCCGCGGGCGCCCGGAGGTCGAGGCGGACCTGCTCGCCGAGGGGTACGTGCCGCTCGAGGTGCGCGACGCCCCCGACCGGCCCGGCCGCGAGTTCGTCTTCGTGGCCCGGCGGCCCTGA
- the modA gene encoding molybdate ABC transporter substrate-binding protein, which produces MSRTTTKRSVLRRRAAALLATVLLVPLASCGADGTGGEGPSAHGTKGAKDAEDVRLTVLAAASLTDVFATAGDAYERSHPGTEVTFSFAGSQELVAQVRQGAPADVLVTADTKSMESVRGETGTPAVIARNRLVIAVAEGNPRGVDALEDLGDPKLKVVLAAPEVPAGKYSAQVLDTQGVAVAPVSQEPNVRAVLSKVELGEADAGVVYRTDTESARDKVDAVAVPDDRNAVASYPAATLKGSDDAGAAAAFVAWLSGPEAQRILRAAGFQQP; this is translated from the coding sequence ATGTCCCGCACCACCACCAAGCGGTCCGTCCTGCGGCGCCGCGCCGCGGCCCTCCTCGCCACCGTCCTGCTCGTGCCGCTCGCCTCCTGCGGCGCGGACGGGACCGGCGGTGAGGGCCCGTCCGCGCACGGCACGAAGGGCGCGAAGGACGCCGAGGACGTGCGGCTCACCGTCCTGGCCGCCGCGTCCCTCACCGACGTCTTCGCCACGGCCGGCGACGCGTACGAGCGCTCCCACCCGGGGACGGAGGTCACCTTCTCCTTCGCCGGCTCCCAGGAGCTCGTCGCGCAGGTCCGGCAGGGCGCCCCCGCCGACGTGCTGGTCACCGCCGACACCAAGAGCATGGAGAGCGTGCGGGGCGAGACCGGTACCCCCGCCGTCATCGCGAGGAACCGCCTCGTCATCGCCGTCGCCGAGGGCAACCCCCGGGGCGTCGACGCGCTGGAGGACCTCGGCGACCCGAAGCTGAAGGTGGTCCTCGCCGCGCCGGAGGTACCCGCCGGGAAGTACAGCGCGCAGGTCCTCGACACACAAGGCGTCGCCGTGGCCCCGGTCTCCCAGGAGCCGAACGTCCGCGCCGTCCTGAGCAAGGTCGAGCTCGGCGAGGCCGACGCCGGGGTGGTCTACCGGACCGACACCGAGAGCGCCCGCGACAAGGTCGACGCGGTCGCCGTCCCCGACGACCGGAACGCCGTCGCCTCCTACCCGGCGGCGACCCTGAAGGGCTCCGACGACGCGGGGGCCGCCGCCGCGTTCGTGGCGTGGCTGTCCGGGCCGGAGGCACAGCGCATCCTCCGGGCCGCCGGCTTCCAGCAGCCCTGA
- a CDS encoding MmcQ/YjbR family DNA-binding protein, translating to MIDAEVVRRVALSLPETVEKEAWSMPTFRVAGKMFLTVPDDGTSVAVRCPRHERGELIAAEPHKFWVPPHEVSSAWVRVRLASLEDLDELRDVIVDSWRQAAPDRLAEDHPDLRPGAPHGG from the coding sequence ATGATCGATGCCGAGGTGGTGCGCCGTGTCGCCCTGTCCCTTCCCGAGACCGTGGAGAAGGAGGCGTGGAGCATGCCGACGTTCCGGGTGGCCGGGAAGATGTTCCTGACGGTCCCCGACGACGGGACGTCCGTCGCCGTCCGCTGCCCCCGCCACGAGCGCGGCGAGCTGATCGCCGCCGAGCCGCACAAGTTCTGGGTGCCGCCGCACGAGGTGTCCTCCGCGTGGGTCAGGGTGCGGCTGGCCTCGCTGGAGGACCTGGACGAGCTGCGTGACGTCATCGTGGACTCGTGGCGGCAGGCCGCGCCGGACCGGCTGGCCGAGGACCACCCCGACCTGCGGCCCGGCGCCCCCCACGGAGGCTGA
- a CDS encoding PP2C family protein-serine/threonine phosphatase has translation MFAALMDVSAEELYETAPCGYLSTLMDGTIARINTTLLTWLGLDRAAVVGRMRFTDLLSVGGRLYHETHYAPLLHMRGEVGGIALEMRRADGGRLPVLVSSAVKYGSEGEPLLIRTTVFDARDRRAYEEELLRGRRAAEEAARRAEADRARLQEALAALQRSLLPTTLPDVPGLAAAAYYHTASPDRLGGDFYDLFPLDRERWGFFLGDVCGKGPEAAAVTSLTRYTLRAAALHDRDPVAVLATLNTVLHERYAGGGGDPRYCTAVFGTLERRPGEGGDRVIVRLASGGHPPAVVVRADGRSELVSTPGGLLVGILPEPRFTGASTILEPGDTLLLYTDGLTEARTGPDRARYGDEALRDFVTRHAGASPHALVEALTGLLEGFGEGLDDDTALLALGVPAGDHPSPDPATDT, from the coding sequence GTGTTCGCCGCGCTGATGGACGTCAGCGCGGAAGAGCTGTACGAGACGGCACCGTGCGGGTACCTGTCGACCCTCATGGACGGCACCATCGCCAGGATCAACACCACCCTGCTCACCTGGCTCGGCCTCGACCGCGCGGCCGTGGTGGGGCGGATGCGCTTCACCGACCTGCTGTCGGTGGGCGGCAGGCTGTACCACGAGACGCACTACGCGCCGCTCCTCCACATGCGGGGCGAGGTGGGCGGCATAGCCCTGGAGATGCGGCGGGCCGATGGCGGGCGGCTGCCGGTCCTCGTGTCGTCGGCGGTGAAGTACGGCAGCGAGGGCGAGCCGCTGCTCATCCGGACCACCGTCTTCGACGCGCGCGACCGCCGGGCGTACGAGGAGGAGCTGCTGCGCGGCCGCCGGGCCGCCGAGGAGGCCGCCCGGCGGGCGGAGGCGGACCGGGCCAGGCTCCAGGAGGCGCTGGCGGCCCTCCAGCGGAGCCTGCTGCCGACGACCCTGCCGGACGTCCCGGGCCTCGCGGCGGCCGCGTACTACCACACGGCCTCACCCGATCGGCTCGGCGGCGACTTCTACGACCTGTTCCCCCTCGACCGCGAACGCTGGGGCTTCTTCCTGGGCGACGTGTGCGGCAAGGGCCCCGAGGCGGCGGCCGTCACCTCGCTGACCCGCTACACGCTGCGCGCCGCCGCGCTCCACGACAGGGACCCGGTCGCCGTCCTGGCCACCCTCAACACCGTCCTGCACGAGCGGTACGCGGGCGGGGGCGGCGACCCCCGCTACTGCACGGCCGTCTTCGGCACCCTCGAACGCCGGCCCGGCGAAGGCGGCGACCGGGTCATCGTGCGCCTGGCCTCCGGTGGGCACCCGCCGGCCGTCGTCGTGCGCGCCGACGGCCGCAGCGAGCTGGTCAGCACGCCCGGCGGCCTGCTCGTCGGTATCCTGCCGGAGCCGCGTTTCACCGGCGCCTCCACGATCCTGGAGCCCGGTGACACACTGCTGCTGTACACGGACGGGCTCACCGAGGCGCGCACGGGGCCCGATCGGGCCCGGTACGGCGACGAAGCGCTGCGCGACTTCGTCACCCGGCACGCCGGGGCTTCCCCCCACGCGCTGGTCGAGGCGCTCACCGGACTCCTCGAAGGGTTCGGCGAGGGTCTGGACGACGACACCGCCCTGCTCGCCCTGGGCGTCCCGGCCGGTGACCACCCCTCCCCCGACCCTGCGACGGACACCTGA
- a CDS encoding alpha/beta fold hydrolase, producing MDILRRNNVTVTGNPHGPVVVLAHGFGCDQNMWRLTVPALADTYKVVLFDYVGAGRSDPSAFREERYASLDGYARDVVEVCEALDLRGATFVGHSVSAMVGVLAAREAPERIGALVMVAPSPRYLDDEGYRGGFDARDIDELLGSLESNYLGWSAAMAPVIMGNPERPELGEELTHSFCATDPDMARVFARTTFLSDSREDLATVTVPTLVLECSEDAIAPRGVGAYVHAAIPGSRLVTLDATGHCPHLSAPNATNAALTGFLADLR from the coding sequence ATGGACATCCTGCGCAGGAACAACGTCACCGTCACGGGCAACCCGCACGGGCCGGTCGTGGTCCTGGCCCACGGCTTCGGCTGCGACCAGAACATGTGGCGCCTGACCGTCCCCGCGCTGGCCGACACGTACAAGGTGGTGCTGTTCGACTACGTGGGGGCGGGCCGGTCGGACCCCTCCGCCTTCCGCGAGGAGCGGTACGCCTCGCTGGACGGCTACGCCAGGGACGTCGTGGAGGTGTGCGAGGCGCTGGACCTGCGGGGGGCGACCTTCGTCGGCCACTCGGTCAGTGCCATGGTCGGGGTCCTGGCGGCGCGGGAGGCACCCGAGCGGATCGGCGCGCTCGTCATGGTCGCGCCCTCCCCGCGCTACCTCGACGACGAGGGGTACCGCGGCGGCTTCGACGCGCGGGACATCGACGAGCTGCTGGGATCGCTGGAGTCGAACTACCTCGGCTGGTCCGCGGCGATGGCACCGGTGATCATGGGCAACCCCGAGCGGCCCGAGCTCGGCGAGGAGCTTACGCACAGCTTCTGCGCCACCGACCCGGACATGGCACGGGTCTTCGCCCGGACGACCTTCCTCTCCGACTCGCGCGAGGACCTCGCGACGGTCACCGTGCCCACGCTCGTCCTGGAGTGCTCCGAGGACGCCATCGCACCCCGCGGGGTCGGCGCCTATGTGCACGCCGCGATCCCCGGGTCCCGGCTCGTCACGCTCGACGCCACCGGCCACTGCCCGCACCTGTCCGCGCCGAACGCCACCAACGCCGCCCTCACCGGGTTCCTCGCGGACCTGCGGTGA
- a CDS encoding pectinesterase family protein: MNTTPGTGRHRRRAKGLAIGLPLAVVAAGSMAYGGAFGLFGEDSRPRAAAAAPAWATEAADGFASVNALGQNGTYGGRGGRTVTVRTLADLEKYATAPEPYVIVVAAAITVQPVGKEIRVASDKTIVGAGTSGHIVGGGFFLGRGVHNVIIRNLTIRDSYQGVWNDKEHDFDAVQMDGAHHVWIDHNDLRRTADGLIDVRKDSTYVTVSWNRLSQANKAFGIGWTTNVKTDITVHHNWIRETEQRNPSTDNAAHAHLYNNYLQDEPGTAVTSSYGNYARGRTRMVLENSYFEGLRNPVTRDATAALVQRGNAFSRTSGRNESGGTAFDPKAYYAYTLDRTADVPAVVKAGAGPRGSIGTTTAAGTAATAAGGAAAGTMAAGGAAAGAATTLTVAKDGSGRYTSVQKAVDAVPAGNTARVVISIAPGTYRETVRIPANKRHVTLQGSGSSRRDTVIVYGNASGTPRPDGSGTYGTGGSATVAVEADDVQLRNLTVRNDFDEARNQHVDGHQAVALRTAADKIVIDGLIVDGDQDTLLLDTAAKERLGRVYVRNSYVSGNVDFVFGRATAVIDQSVLTLKKRWNGTSAGYVTAPSTAAGRRGLLINRSVIEGDVTPGSFFLGRPWHAGGDASLDPQTTVRDSRLSAAIRTKPWTDMGGFSWKGDRFAEYANTGPGAAGAGTTDRPELTPVQAADQEVADWLAGWRPTTS, translated from the coding sequence ATGAACACCACCCCGGGCACAGGACGCCACCGGAGACGCGCGAAGGGCCTCGCCATCGGACTCCCCCTGGCCGTGGTCGCGGCGGGGTCGATGGCCTACGGCGGTGCGTTCGGTCTCTTCGGCGAGGACTCCCGGCCGCGCGCGGCGGCCGCCGCGCCGGCGTGGGCGACCGAGGCGGCCGACGGGTTCGCCTCCGTCAACGCCCTCGGACAGAACGGCACCTACGGCGGCCGGGGCGGACGGACCGTCACCGTCCGCACGCTCGCCGACCTGGAGAAGTACGCGACCGCCCCCGAGCCGTACGTCATCGTGGTCGCCGCGGCCATCACGGTGCAGCCGGTGGGCAAGGAGATCAGGGTCGCCTCCGACAAGACCATCGTCGGTGCGGGGACCTCGGGCCACATCGTCGGCGGCGGCTTCTTCCTCGGCCGGGGCGTCCACAACGTCATCATCCGCAACCTGACGATCCGCGACTCGTACCAGGGCGTGTGGAACGACAAGGAGCACGACTTCGACGCGGTCCAGATGGACGGCGCCCACCACGTGTGGATCGACCACAACGACCTGCGGCGCACCGCCGACGGCCTGATCGACGTCCGCAAGGACAGCACGTACGTGACCGTCTCCTGGAACCGGCTCAGCCAGGCCAACAAGGCCTTCGGCATCGGCTGGACCACCAACGTGAAGACCGACATCACGGTCCACCACAACTGGATCCGCGAGACGGAGCAGCGCAACCCCTCCACGGACAACGCGGCCCACGCCCACCTGTACAACAACTACCTCCAGGACGAGCCGGGCACCGCCGTCACGTCGTCCTACGGCAACTACGCCCGCGGCCGGACCCGGATGGTGCTGGAGAACTCGTACTTCGAGGGCCTCCGCAACCCCGTGACCCGCGATGCCACCGCCGCCCTGGTGCAGCGCGGCAACGCCTTCTCCCGGACGAGCGGGCGCAACGAGAGCGGCGGCACGGCGTTCGACCCGAAGGCGTACTACGCCTACACCCTCGACCGGACCGCCGACGTCCCGGCGGTCGTGAAGGCCGGGGCGGGCCCGCGCGGCTCGATCGGGACGACGACCGCCGCAGGTACCGCGGCCACCGCCGCCGGGGGCGCCGCGGCCGGGACCATGGCCGCCGGGGGCGCCGCGGCCGGGGCCGCCACCACGCTGACCGTCGCGAAGGACGGCTCCGGCCGGTACACCAGCGTCCAGAAGGCCGTCGACGCCGTCCCCGCCGGCAACACCGCGCGCGTGGTGATCTCGATCGCCCCCGGCACCTACCGGGAGACGGTCAGGATCCCGGCGAACAAGCGGCACGTCACCCTCCAGGGCTCCGGCTCCAGCCGCCGGGACACCGTCATCGTGTACGGCAACGCCTCGGGCACCCCCCGGCCGGACGGCTCGGGCACGTACGGCACCGGCGGCAGCGCCACCGTGGCCGTGGAGGCCGACGACGTCCAGCTGCGCAACCTCACCGTCCGCAACGACTTCGACGAGGCCCGCAACCAGCACGTCGACGGCCACCAGGCCGTCGCCCTGCGCACCGCCGCCGACAAGATCGTCATCGACGGCCTCATCGTCGACGGTGACCAGGACACCCTGCTGCTGGACACCGCGGCCAAGGAGCGGCTCGGGCGGGTGTACGTCAGGAACTCCTACGTCTCCGGCAACGTCGACTTCGTCTTCGGCCGGGCCACCGCGGTGATCGACCAGTCGGTGCTGACGCTGAAGAAGCGCTGGAACGGCACGTCCGCCGGGTACGTGACCGCCCCCAGCACGGCCGCCGGCCGCAGGGGCCTGCTGATCAACCGGTCGGTGATCGAGGGTGACGTGACCCCGGGGAGCTTCTTCCTGGGCCGCCCCTGGCACGCGGGCGGCGACGCGTCGCTCGATCCGCAGACCACCGTCCGCGACAGCAGGCTCAGCGCCGCGATCAGGACCAAGCCCTGGACGGACATGGGCGGCTTCTCGTGGAAGGGCGACCGGTTCGCCGAGTACGCGAACACCGGTCCGGGCGCGGCGGGCGCCGGTACGACCGACCGCCCGGAGCTCACGCCCGTCCAGGCCGCCGACCAGGAGGTCGCGGACTGGCTGGCCGGCTGGCGGCCCACCACCTCCTGA
- a CDS encoding ABC transporter permease: MRRLRPRTPAALALPAIAAIAFLLLPLVGILARTAWGDLRAHLTDPAAVEALRLSFVVSLWSLGLSLALGVPLAWLLARVPFRGKALVRSLVLLPMVLPPTVGGVALLLAFGRRGLLGPWLEDRLGVTLPFHTSGAVLAATFVAMPFLVISLEGALGGLDRRYEDTAASLGAGPLRVFRTVTLPMVAPGLVAGAALTWARALGEFGATITFAGNLPGATQTLPLQVYLLLQEQPEAATSVSLLLLALAMAVLVALRGRWSAAPADRAAAGPRDLPDGDDTPPPPRAEAATGAPTATGSWSLHAEVTGFNDLVLDAPPGTTIALVGPNGAGKTTLLRALLALTARSHARLVLGGTDVTALPAHRRGVAWVPQDGALFPHLSALANTAYGLRAQGVPRARARADAREWLDRLGVGHLAHRRPGRLSGGQAQRVALARALAARPRLLLLDEPLAALDQTTRAHVRHTLRRHLDGFGGVCLLVTHDPVEAVSLADRVLVLEDGRTLQDAAPAEVTRHPRSPWVARMLGRNAWPGTATAGGLALPGGATVVAAEPVAAGADALAVIAPEAVSLHRERPTGSARNSWPGTVREITAVGSRLRVLVVSPLVPDLVAEITPAAACDLGLAEGTEVFTSVKATEVTLVTR; this comes from the coding sequence ATGAGACGCCTCCGGCCGCGTACGCCCGCCGCCCTGGCCCTGCCCGCGATCGCGGCGATCGCCTTCCTCCTGCTCCCCCTGGTCGGCATCCTCGCCCGCACGGCGTGGGGTGACCTCCGGGCGCACCTGACCGACCCGGCGGCGGTCGAGGCGCTGCGGCTGTCGTTCGTCGTGTCGCTGTGGTCGCTGGGCCTGTCGCTGGCGCTCGGCGTGCCGCTGGCCTGGCTGCTCGCACGGGTGCCGTTCCGTGGGAAGGCGCTGGTGCGGTCGCTGGTGCTGCTGCCGATGGTGCTGCCGCCGACCGTCGGGGGCGTCGCGCTGCTGCTCGCCTTCGGACGCCGCGGGCTGCTCGGGCCGTGGCTGGAGGACCGGCTGGGCGTCACATTGCCCTTCCACACCTCCGGCGCGGTCCTCGCGGCGACGTTCGTGGCCATGCCGTTCCTCGTCATCAGCCTGGAGGGGGCCCTCGGTGGTCTGGACCGGCGGTACGAGGACACCGCGGCGTCCCTCGGCGCCGGGCCGCTGCGGGTCTTCCGCACCGTGACGCTGCCGATGGTCGCCCCCGGGCTCGTCGCGGGCGCCGCGCTGACCTGGGCGCGGGCGCTGGGCGAGTTCGGCGCCACCATCACCTTCGCCGGCAACCTGCCCGGCGCGACCCAGACACTGCCGCTCCAGGTGTACCTGCTGCTGCAGGAGCAGCCGGAGGCGGCGACCTCCGTGTCACTGCTGCTGCTCGCGCTCGCGATGGCCGTGCTCGTCGCGCTGCGCGGCCGGTGGAGCGCGGCCCCCGCCGACCGCGCGGCGGCTGGCCCGCGCGACCTCCCCGACGGCGACGACACCCCTCCCCCGCCGCGGGCCGAGGCGGCGACCGGCGCGCCCACCGCGACCGGGTCGTGGTCGCTGCACGCGGAGGTGACGGGCTTCAACGACCTGGTCCTCGACGCCCCGCCGGGCACGACCATCGCGTTGGTCGGGCCCAACGGCGCCGGCAAGACCACCCTGCTGCGGGCCCTGCTCGCCCTCACCGCACGCTCCCACGCCCGGCTCGTCCTCGGCGGCACGGACGTCACCGCCCTCCCCGCACACCGCCGGGGGGTCGCCTGGGTGCCGCAGGACGGCGCGCTCTTCCCGCACCTGTCCGCCCTCGCGAACACCGCCTACGGACTGCGCGCCCAGGGCGTCCCGCGCGCCCGGGCGCGGGCCGACGCCCGGGAGTGGCTCGACCGCCTCGGGGTCGGGCACCTCGCCCACCGCCGGCCCGGCCGGCTGTCCGGCGGGCAGGCCCAGCGCGTGGCGCTCGCCCGCGCGCTCGCCGCCCGGCCGCGCCTGCTGCTCCTCGACGAGCCGCTCGCCGCGCTCGACCAGACCACCCGCGCCCACGTCCGCCACACGCTCCGCCGCCACCTCGACGGCTTCGGCGGCGTCTGCCTCCTGGTGACCCACGACCCGGTCGAGGCGGTGTCGCTGGCTGACCGCGTCCTCGTCCTGGAGGACGGCCGCACCCTCCAGGACGCCGCCCCCGCCGAGGTGACCCGGCACCCCCGCTCACCGTGGGTGGCCCGCATGCTCGGGCGCAACGCCTGGCCCGGCACGGCCACCGCCGGGGGGCTCGCCCTGCCGGGCGGCGCCACCGTCGTCGCCGCCGAGCCGGTGGCGGCGGGCGCCGACGCCCTCGCGGTCATCGCCCCCGAGGCCGTCTCCCTGCACCGGGAGCGGCCCACCGGCAGCGCCCGCAACAGCTGGCCCGGCACCGTGCGCGAGATCACCGCGGTCGGCAGCCGCCTGCGGGTGCTCGTCGTCTCGCCGCTCGTCCCCGACCTGGTCGCCGAGATCACCCCCGCGGCCGCCTGCGACCTGGGGCTGGCCGAGGGCACGGAGGTGTTCACCAGCGTCAAGGCCACCGAGGTGACCCTCGTCACGCGCTGA
- a CDS encoding SAM-dependent methyltransferase, translating to MNAIDRLVRPDRYPRSSRYDPDWLLDLDMGPHPLWLLEDLARDLDLRPGMRVLDLGSGKGATSVFLAREFGVEVVAADWWIGAEEATAVFAAAGVTDRVSAVHAEAHVLPFEEGAFDAIVSIDAFEYFGTADGYLPYLARFLRPGGQLGVATPAMRHEVRELGAIPAHVKALVGWEALAWHTPAWWRFQWEITELVTVTSARMQQDGWQDWLLWARACAAHRPEGRSAHQPVIDMLIADGGEHLGFALVTARKH from the coding sequence CGCGATCGACCGTCTCGTACGCCCGGACCGCTACCCGCGCTCCTCCCGGTACGACCCCGACTGGCTGCTCGACCTCGACATGGGGCCGCACCCGCTGTGGTTGCTGGAGGACCTCGCCAGGGACCTCGACCTGCGTCCGGGCATGCGGGTCCTCGACCTCGGCTCGGGCAAGGGCGCCACCTCGGTCTTCCTCGCCCGCGAGTTCGGCGTGGAGGTGGTGGCCGCGGACTGGTGGATCGGCGCCGAGGAGGCGACGGCCGTCTTCGCCGCGGCCGGCGTCACCGACCGCGTCTCCGCGGTACACGCCGAGGCCCACGTCCTGCCGTTCGAGGAGGGGGCCTTCGACGCGATCGTGAGCATCGACGCGTTCGAGTACTTCGGCACGGCGGACGGCTACCTGCCCTACCTCGCGCGGTTCCTGCGCCCGGGCGGTCAGCTCGGCGTCGCCACCCCGGCGATGCGCCACGAGGTCCGCGAACTCGGGGCGATCCCGGCGCACGTGAAGGCGCTCGTCGGCTGGGAGGCCCTCGCCTGGCACACCCCCGCGTGGTGGCGCTTCCAGTGGGAGATCACCGAACTCGTGACGGTCACCTCGGCCCGCATGCAGCAGGACGGCTGGCAGGACTGGCTGCTGTGGGCGCGGGCCTGCGCCGCGCACCGGCCGGAGGGGCGGTCCGCGCACCAGCCGGTGATCGACATGCTCATCGCGGACGGAGGGGAACACCTGGGCTTCGCCCTGGTGACCGCGCGGAAGCACTGA
- a CDS encoding STAS domain-containing protein produces the protein MSRLTITTRTTATGPLLRIAGDLDYATSEDVRTHVTGLRLEPGQCLVLELGGMEFCDSSGITALLVARHHATAAGADVALTAVPDHTMRILRIVGLDQIFTIRPDSAPAAS, from the coding sequence ATGAGCCGGCTGACCATCACCACGCGAACGACCGCGACCGGCCCCCTCCTGCGGATCGCCGGCGACCTGGACTACGCCACCTCCGAGGATGTGCGCACGCACGTCACCGGCCTCCGTCTGGAGCCCGGCCAGTGCCTCGTCCTGGAGCTGGGCGGGATGGAGTTCTGTGACTCCAGCGGCATCACGGCACTGCTCGTGGCCCGTCACCACGCCACGGCGGCCGGGGCGGACGTCGCCCTGACGGCCGTACCGGACCACACGATGCGGATCCTGCGCATCGTCGGTCTGGACCAGATCTTCACCATCCGCCCGGACAGCGCGCCGGCCGCGTCCTGA